The Microcoleus sp. bin38.metabat.b11b12b14.051 genome contains a region encoding:
- a CDS encoding shikimate kinase produces MEDLAVDLLRGVNLYLVGMMGAGKTTVGRILARELKYRFFDTDDLIVRVANQSIAEIFDRLGEEAFRELETKVLGELAAYQNSVVATGGGIVGRSINWGYLHYGIVVWLDVPVEQLIQRLGSDTTRPLLREGDVKSKLQSLLSERERFYTQADVRVSTRRGEQPEEVALRAIEEVRKVIKSQTRDDIN; encoded by the coding sequence ATGGAGGATTTGGCGGTGGATTTATTGAGGGGAGTCAATCTGTATCTCGTCGGGATGATGGGTGCGGGGAAAACCACGGTGGGGCGTATTTTGGCTAGGGAATTAAAATACCGTTTTTTTGATACTGATGACCTAATTGTTCGAGTGGCGAATCAATCAATTGCTGAGATTTTCGATCGCCTTGGGGAAGAGGCTTTTCGGGAATTAGAAACGAAGGTGCTCGGCGAGTTGGCTGCTTATCAAAATTCAGTCGTGGCTACGGGCGGGGGGATTGTGGGGCGATCGATCAATTGGGGTTACTTGCACTACGGTATCGTGGTTTGGCTGGACGTACCTGTAGAACAATTGATCCAGAGATTGGGTTCTGACACCACTCGACCCCTACTGCGGGAAGGCGATGTCAAATCTAAGCTGCAAAGCCTTCTGAGCGAGCGAGAGCGTTTCTACACTCAGGCAGATGTCCGAGTGTCTACCCGTCGAGGCGAACAGCCTGAAGAAGTTGCACTCAGGGCGATCGAGGAAGTCCGAAAAGTTATCAAATCTCAAACCCGGGATGATATCAATTGA
- a CDS encoding NIL domain-containing protein has protein sequence MKKRVTLTFPQRSIQMPVTYRLAKDFNVAANIIRAQVAPNQVGKLVLELSGDIDQLEAAIDWMRSQNIGVSLASREILIDEDICVHCGLCTGVCPTEALTLDPESFKLTFARSRCIVCEQCIPTCPVQAISTNL, from the coding sequence GTGAAAAAACGGGTAACGCTGACGTTTCCCCAACGATCGATCCAAATGCCTGTCACCTATCGACTGGCAAAGGATTTTAATGTTGCAGCCAACATTATCCGCGCTCAGGTGGCTCCGAATCAAGTGGGCAAACTGGTGCTAGAGTTATCAGGGGACATCGACCAACTCGAAGCGGCGATCGACTGGATGCGATCGCAAAACATCGGCGTTTCTCTAGCCAGCAGGGAAATTCTCATCGATGAAGATATTTGCGTTCACTGCGGCTTGTGTACGGGGGTTTGCCCGACAGAAGCCTTGACCCTTGACCCAGAAAGCTTTAAACTAACGTTTGCTCGATCGCGCTGTATCGTCTGCGAGCAGTGCATCCCTACTTGTCCGGTGCAAGCTATTTCTACCAACCTCTAA
- a CDS encoding thioredoxin family protein, whose translation MSLNSPNSTAAPVPKDSDITAAARVRNLLIVLAAIALSISLFFGVRTQTPSSSLTEMAKASVPLETALTNGKPTLMEFYANWCGSCQAMAKDLSAIKQQYAEPMNFVMLNVDNDKWLPEITKYRVDGIPHFVYLNDKGNSVAETIGETPRSIMEDNLEALIAGKPLPHVQASGQVSDFTPPTGPVKTSSSDPRAHGSQVQ comes from the coding sequence ATGAGTCTCAATTCGCCAAACTCAACTGCTGCCCCTGTACCCAAAGATTCCGACATCACAGCGGCCGCGCGCGTCAGAAACTTATTGATCGTATTAGCAGCGATCGCTCTTTCAATATCCCTCTTCTTCGGAGTGCGAACTCAAACGCCATCAAGCAGTCTCACCGAAATGGCAAAAGCCTCCGTACCATTGGAAACAGCCTTAACAAACGGTAAACCGACGCTGATGGAATTTTATGCTAATTGGTGCGGTAGCTGTCAAGCAATGGCTAAAGATTTGAGCGCCATCAAACAGCAATACGCCGAACCAATGAATTTTGTGATGCTGAATGTAGACAACGACAAATGGCTGCCAGAAATCACTAAATATCGAGTAGATGGGATTCCGCACTTTGTCTACTTAAACGATAAAGGCAACAGCGTTGCAGAAACGATCGGCGAAACACCCCGCAGCATTATGGAAGATAACTTAGAAGCTTTAATTGCCGGAAAACCTTTACCACACGTCCAAGCTTCGGGTCAAGTTTCTGATTTTACCCCCCCCACAGGGCCTGTAAAAACAAGTAGCTCAGACCCGCGCGCCCACGGCAGTCAAGTACAGTAG
- a CDS encoding efflux RND transporter permease subunit: MSADKPGFSISSLSIRRHIGTLMLTVAIIILGLFYLTQLPVDLLPSITYPRISVRLNAPGISPEVAVDEVTRPLEQGLSATEGVTQVFSRTREGQISVDLFFKPGGDIDQALNDATAAVNRIRSRLPDTVESPSLFKFDPSQQPVYEFAITSNSLQGVDLRVFADEELARELNVIPGVASVDVSGGVKEEIQVNIDLNRLQALGVPVSDVFDALAARNLDTSGGRLRQEASEPLTRTVGRLRNAGEIRNLSFQVLSSNPPKRVYLRDFAEIIDGTEEERVKVFLNQKPAVKISILKQPDANTLAVVDGVKKRIQEMQSTNLISPDMQVVTSLDESRFIRNSLADVANAGISGALLAAVAVLFFLGSLRQTLIICLTIPLCTLAAIILMRLFGLSLNLFSLGGLALGIGQAIDTSVVILENVIVGLRSNPHLNKGRIKDRKQRTIDECVARSEEVESSMIASTAANLISVLPFLLIGGLISLLFNELILTISFAVAASLLVALTIVPMLTSQLMAIERSSGISNFAPIAIFNRKFADATGGYGWFLTKVVRSRVWVVAIAFAVLGSSSLWMAGQLPQEILPRVNTSQARLFALFPPGTNLETNQKVMEAADEIFLKQPETQYTLTTAGGLLFGNNTIENLLRGSSTITVKSGTNVAAFADRLTAEINKIDLPKNTRLRLVPESIRGLVLNNSPVRGGEIDIILQGDNPQTLQTAGRQVLKTLDEKVKLARFRPDGDPQQPEVQIRPDWERASLYGLTAKAIGETIQTAIQGAIPTQLQRGNRLVDVRVQFDRNSVQTVDQLRYIPLLGRNNTLVRLSDVTAITLGKAPGEIQRLNQRPVFLIVGNLNKQVSLGDAVNQVNAALSEIKLPDGVRIVPSAAAETNQQLQNSLKLLGAMATFLVFVVMAVQYNSLVDPLVIMLTVPLALAGGIFGLYASKTAIGATVIVGAILLVGIVVNNGIIMVELANQIRDEEKVDRTTAILRAAPQRLRPILMTTITTVLGLFPLALGIGEGSEFLQPLGVVVFSGLSLATLLTLFIIPCFYVLLHDFFGMFGSKKPQAVAIPAQKTAGKTTNL, from the coding sequence ATGAGCGCCGACAAACCCGGATTCAGCATTAGCAGCCTCTCAATCCGCCGCCATATCGGCACCCTCATGCTGACAGTAGCAATTATCATCTTGGGCCTGTTCTACCTCACCCAACTGCCCGTTGACTTGCTACCCTCCATCACCTATCCCCGCATCAGCGTGCGCCTAAACGCCCCCGGAATTTCCCCAGAAGTCGCAGTGGACGAAGTTACCCGCCCCCTCGAACAAGGACTTTCCGCCACCGAAGGCGTCACCCAAGTTTTTTCCCGCACCCGCGAGGGACAAATCAGCGTCGATTTATTCTTTAAACCGGGCGGCGATATCGACCAAGCCCTCAACGACGCCACCGCCGCTGTCAACCGCATCCGCAGCCGACTTCCCGATACAGTTGAATCTCCCAGTCTCTTCAAATTTGACCCTTCCCAACAGCCTGTTTACGAATTTGCTATTACTTCAAATTCCCTCCAAGGAGTTGACTTGCGCGTGTTTGCGGATGAAGAATTAGCAAGAGAATTAAATGTAATTCCAGGTGTCGCTTCTGTTGACGTTTCCGGCGGAGTTAAAGAAGAAATTCAAGTCAATATCGACCTGAATCGCTTGCAAGCTTTAGGCGTTCCCGTCTCTGACGTGTTCGACGCCCTAGCAGCCCGCAACCTAGACACATCCGGCGGGCGGCTGCGACAAGAAGCCAGCGAACCTTTGACGCGGACTGTCGGGCGGCTGCGGAATGCGGGAGAAATCCGCAATCTGTCTTTTCAAGTATTGAGTTCAAACCCGCCGAAACGAGTTTATTTGCGAGATTTTGCGGAAATAATTGACGGTACCGAAGAAGAACGAGTTAAGGTATTTCTCAATCAGAAACCTGCGGTAAAAATTAGCATTCTCAAACAACCAGATGCCAATACGCTGGCGGTTGTGGATGGGGTAAAGAAACGCATTCAGGAAATGCAGAGTACAAATTTAATTTCGCCTGATATGCAGGTTGTGACTAGCTTGGATGAATCCCGATTCATTCGCAATTCTTTAGCAGATGTCGCCAATGCTGGTATTTCTGGGGCATTGTTGGCGGCTGTAGCAGTGCTGTTTTTCTTGGGTTCTCTCCGGCAAACGCTGATTATTTGTTTGACGATTCCTTTGTGTACTTTAGCTGCAATTATTTTAATGCGGCTGTTTGGACTGTCTTTGAATTTGTTTAGTTTGGGCGGTTTGGCATTGGGAATCGGACAAGCAATCGACACTAGCGTAGTTATTTTAGAAAATGTGATTGTTGGTTTGAGAAGTAATCCTCATCTCAATAAAGGGCGGATTAAAGATAGAAAGCAGCGCACAATTGATGAGTGTGTGGCGCGCAGTGAGGAAGTAGAATCATCGATGATTGCTTCTACAGCAGCCAACTTAATCTCAGTATTACCATTTTTGTTAATCGGCGGTTTGATTTCGCTATTATTTAATGAGTTGATTTTAACTATTAGCTTTGCGGTAGCAGCCTCTCTGTTAGTAGCTTTAACTATTGTGCCGATGCTCACTTCTCAATTGATGGCAATTGAGCGATCGAGCGGCATCAGCAACTTTGCGCCGATCGCCATATTTAACCGCAAGTTTGCAGACGCTACGGGCGGCTACGGGTGGTTTTTGACAAAAGTTGTGCGATCGAGGGTGTGGGTAGTGGCGATCGCCTTTGCGGTGTTAGGTAGCAGCAGTTTGTGGATGGCCGGTCAACTTCCCCAAGAAATTTTACCGCGAGTTAACACCAGTCAAGCGAGATTATTTGCTTTATTTCCACCCGGTACTAACCTAGAAACCAATCAAAAAGTCATGGAAGCAGCGGATGAAATTTTTCTCAAGCAACCAGAAACTCAGTACACTTTAACCACAGCCGGAGGACTACTTTTTGGCAACAATACAATAGAAAACTTGCTCAGAGGTAGCAGCACTATTACTGTCAAATCGGGTACTAATGTAGCAGCATTTGCCGATCGCCTCACAGCAGAAATCAATAAAATCGACCTACCCAAAAATACTCGCCTGCGCCTAGTTCCCGAATCAATTCGCGGTTTAGTTTTAAACAACTCGCCAGTACGAGGCGGCGAAATTGATATCATACTCCAAGGCGACAACCCTCAAACATTGCAGACAGCAGGCCGTCAAGTATTGAAAACTCTAGATGAGAAAGTTAAATTAGCGAGATTTCGACCCGATGGCGACCCCCAACAGCCGGAAGTACAAATTCGCCCCGACTGGGAACGCGCCTCACTATACGGGCTGACAGCTAAAGCAATTGGCGAGACAATTCAGACAGCAATTCAAGGCGCAATTCCCACTCAATTGCAGCGGGGAAACCGCTTAGTAGATGTGCGAGTGCAATTCGATCGCAATTCTGTACAAACAGTAGATCAATTGCGGTACATTCCGCTGCTAGGGAGAAATAATACTCTGGTGCGATTGAGCGACGTAACAGCAATTACCTTAGGAAAAGCCCCGGGCGAAATTCAGCGGCTCAACCAACGCCCGGTTTTCTTGATAGTCGGCAATTTGAATAAACAAGTTAGTTTGGGCGACGCCGTAAATCAAGTCAATGCAGCTTTATCTGAGATAAAATTGCCCGACGGAGTGCGAATTGTCCCCAGTGCTGCGGCCGAAACCAATCAGCAATTGCAAAATTCCCTAAAACTTTTGGGCGCGATGGCCACTTTTTTAGTATTTGTGGTAATGGCTGTACAGTACAACTCATTAGTTGACCCGTTGGTGATTATGTTGACAGTGCCGCTAGCTTTGGCTGGGGGGATTTTTGGGCTGTATGCGAGCAAAACTGCGATCGGTGCAACGGTGATTGTGGGCGCGATTTTGCTGGTGGGAATTGTGGTAAATAACGGGATTATTATGGTAGAATTGGCCAACCAAATTCGGGATGAGGAAAAGGTCGATCGCACGACAGCAATTCTCAGAGCCGCACCTCAACGTTTGCGACCGATTTTGATGACAACTATCACGACAGTTTTAGGTTTATTCCCGCTAGCTTTGGGGATTGGAGAGGGTTCGGAATTCTTGCAACCTTTGGGGGTTGTGGTGTTTTCCGGTTTGTCGTTGGCAACTTTGCTAACGCTGTTTATCATTCCGTGTTTTTACGTTTTGCTGCACGATTTCTTTGGTATGTTTGGATCTAAGAAGCCGCAGGCTGTGGCGATTCCCGCGCAGAAAACGGCGGGAAAGACCACAAACTTATAA
- a CDS encoding RtcB family protein produces MPYEKLEISTPKPVLSWANHALGEKETKMAANVASLPFVFKHVALMPDVHLGKGALVGSVIATKEAIIPAAVGVDIGCGMMAVKMPFNANKLEGKLKQIRLEIEAAIPVGFAENKEVEKSVTNWQRWGDFKELHQGVQHQDNKALKQLGSLGGGNHFIEVCVDTENSVWLMLHSGSRGIGNLLAQQHIETAKDLAKLAEISLADKDLAYFVAGTPEFAAYWHDLQWAQDYASFNRDIMMARFKKIVEKHLAGGKVTKPLLQVNCHHNYAEKEVHFGEDVYVTRKGAVRAQVEDLGIIPGSMGAKSFIVKGKGNLESYCSCSHGAGRLMSRSKAKNVFTLDDFVRQTEGVECRKDAEFLDEIPGAYKPIEEVMQQQSDLVEVVATLKQVVCVKG; encoded by the coding sequence ATGCCCTACGAAAAGTTAGAAATATCTACCCCAAAACCAGTATTATCCTGGGCGAACCACGCCCTAGGCGAAAAAGAAACCAAGATGGCCGCCAACGTAGCATCTTTGCCCTTTGTATTCAAGCACGTCGCCCTCATGCCCGACGTACACCTAGGAAAAGGTGCTTTAGTAGGTTCAGTAATTGCCACAAAAGAAGCAATTATTCCGGCTGCTGTGGGCGTGGATATTGGTTGCGGGATGATGGCTGTAAAAATGCCATTTAACGCCAATAAATTAGAAGGAAAACTCAAACAAATTCGCCTCGAAATCGAAGCAGCAATTCCCGTAGGATTTGCCGAAAACAAAGAAGTCGAAAAAAGTGTCACCAACTGGCAAAGATGGGGCGATTTCAAGGAACTGCATCAAGGAGTGCAGCATCAAGACAATAAAGCTTTAAAACAGTTAGGTTCCCTCGGCGGTGGGAATCATTTTATTGAGGTTTGCGTTGACACCGAAAACTCTGTTTGGCTAATGCTGCATTCGGGTTCGCGCGGTATCGGTAATTTACTCGCACAACAGCACATCGAGACTGCTAAAGACTTAGCTAAACTGGCAGAAATTAGTTTAGCTGACAAAGATTTAGCTTATTTTGTAGCCGGTACGCCGGAGTTTGCCGCTTATTGGCACGATTTGCAGTGGGCGCAGGATTATGCCAGTTTTAACCGCGATATCATGATGGCTAGGTTTAAGAAAATTGTCGAAAAGCATCTCGCCGGAGGCAAAGTTACTAAGCCGCTATTACAAGTGAATTGCCACCACAATTACGCGGAAAAAGAGGTGCATTTTGGTGAGGATGTGTATGTGACTCGCAAGGGTGCTGTGCGCGCGCAAGTTGAGGATTTGGGGATTATTCCGGGTTCGATGGGGGCGAAATCTTTTATTGTTAAAGGGAAGGGAAATCTTGAAAGTTACTGTAGTTGCAGTCACGGCGCGGGGCGGTTGATGTCTCGCAGCAAGGCGAAGAATGTATTCACTCTCGATGATTTTGTGCGGCAAACTGAGGGGGTGGAATGTCGGAAAGATGCGGAGTTTTTAGATGAAATTCCGGGGGCTTATAAGCCGATCGAGGAGG